The sequence GGAGTTGCGGTACTGTTCACGCTGGCGGTGCTCGCCGTCGAGCAGGCGGTTCAACGATCGGGTCAGGCGCAACAGCTCCTGGGGGTGCTGGTCGCTGAGCCGGTCTCGTTTTCCAGCTTCGACCTGATCCAGCTCGCGGCTCAGCCGTTTCAGCGACCGAAAGCCCCAGGTCAACCCGAGCCACAGCAGGCTCAGCAGCACCAACAGGCCGCCGCCCAGCCACAGGTAGAGCTGCTGGCGAAATTCCTCGAACAGACTGCGGTATTCGCTGGTGGGTTGCATGGTCACGAAGCTGAACGCCTGGCGCTCATCGTCGGTCAGGCGCAGCTCGACGTCATAAACGAAGTATTCCAGGCCATCGACGTCATGCACCCGACGAAACTCGGTGACGTCGCCGTGCAGGCGGGGTCGGTAATCGATGTTTTCATCTTCGGCCGAGCGTGACTGCCAGAGCCGTTGGCCCTGAGGGTCGTAGATGTAGCCGAGCAGCTTGGCATCCGGCAGATTGAACTCTTCATCGGGCAATCGATCCGGCATGACCAGTCGTCCGTCGACCAGGCGAGAGGCGGTGATCAGGGTGTTGGCGTCGGCGGCCAGGCGCTCCTCGATGACGCGCTCGAAGGCGAGGCTGAACGCGGCCTGCAGCACGGGCAGCAGGGCCAGCATGAACAGGACGGCCAGCAAGGTCGCGCCCAGCATGAGGCGCAGGCGCAGCGACAAGCCGCCATTGCGGGTGGTCCGCGCCCGTACTCGCCAACGGTTCCAGCGGCGGTTCACCGGCAGCGCTCGGTGAACAGATAACCCAGGCCGCGAACGGTATCGATGGGTTTCAGTCCGCCTTGCGCTTCGAGTTTGCGCCGCAGCCGGCCGACCAGGACCTCGATGACGTTGGCGTCTCGCTCATTGTCGTCCGGGTAGAGCTGTTCCATCAGCCGTTCCTTGGCCACCACCTGCTGCTGGTGACGCATCAGGTATTCGAGGATGCGGTATTCGAAGGCGGTCAAAGCCAGCGGCTCGTCGTTGACCAGTGCCTGCTTGCGGTTGAGGTCGAGCTTCAGCGGCCCGGCCTCGATGCTGGCCTGAGTGAAGCCCGATGAACGACGTAACAGCGCGTTGAGCCGCGCTTCGAGCTCTTCGAACTGGAACGGTTTGACCACGTAGTCGTCGGCCCCGGCGGCGAGCCCTTCCACCTTGTCCTGCCAGTTCCCGCGCGCGGTGAGGATGAGTATGGGGAAACGCTGGCCATTGCTGCGCAACTGGCGAATCAGGTCCAGGCCACTGATG is a genomic window of Stutzerimonas stutzeri containing:
- a CDS encoding ATP-binding protein — its product is MNRRWNRWRVRARTTRNGGLSLRLRLMLGATLLAVLFMLALLPVLQAAFSLAFERVIEERLAADANTLITASRLVDGRLVMPDRLPDEEFNLPDAKLLGYIYDPQGQRLWQSRSAEDENIDYRPRLHGDVTEFRRVHDVDGLEYFVYDVELRLTDDERQAFSFVTMQPTSEYRSLFEEFRQQLYLWLGGGLLVLLSLLWLGLTWGFRSLKRLSRELDQVEAGKRDRLSDQHPQELLRLTRSLNRLLDGEHRQREQYRNSLGDLAHSLKTPLTVLQSVGEVISAQPDNREQARVMHAQIERMSQQIGYQLQRASLGQSGLVRHRVALQPMLMRLCSTLDKVYQDKRVRVDLKLPPGATLPLESGALMEVLGNLLENAYRLCLHQVRIGLQQQGDQLLLSVEDDGPGVPVDQRARILRRGERLDTQHPGQGIGLAVVKDILDSYGGELRLDDSTLGGAAFRIRLPLD
- a CDS encoding response regulator; the encoded protein is MKVLVVEDEALLRHHLWTRLSESGHVVDAVASAEEALYQTREYHHDLAIVDLGLPDISGLDLIRQLRSNGQRFPILILTARGNWQDKVEGLAAGADDYVVKPFQFEELEARLNALLRRSSGFTQASIEAGPLKLDLNRKQALVNDEPLALTAFEYRILEYLMRHQQQVVAKERLMEQLYPDDNERDANVIEVLVGRLRRKLEAQGGLKPIDTVRGLGYLFTERCR